A window of the Brassica napus cultivar Da-Ae chromosome A2, Da-Ae, whole genome shotgun sequence genome harbors these coding sequences:
- the LOC106400878 gene encoding putative pentatricopeptide repeat-containing protein At5g47460: MLRFLSHKVTVFLTSRVYSTSSHVGSAASSNSWTAVVSSLAQSGGTGALHAAVELLNHGDKPDDASSALVHLLRVSGNHGYVSLCRQLHGYIVKHGFVSETRLSNSLMRFYKTSDSLGDAHKLFDEMPEPDVISWNSLVSGYVQSGRLQEGLCLFLDLERSDVFPNEFSFTAALAACARLKISRLGACIHSKIVKVGMEKGNVVVGNCLIDMYGKCGYMDDAVLVFQHMEEKDTVSWNAIVASCSRNRKLELGLWFFHQMPNPDTVTYNELIDAFVKCGDFNSAFQILSCMPNPNSSSWNTILTGYVNSEQSREATQFFTKMHSSGVRFDEYSLSIVLAVIAVLAVVPWGSLIHSCGLKLGLDSRVVVASALIDMYSKCGMLKQAELMFWTMPRKNLIAWNAMIYGYARNGDSTEAINLFHQLKQERFLKPDGITFLNLLAVCSHCEVPMELTLGYFEMMVNEYGIKPRVEHCCSLIRAMAQRGDIWQAKKVVQEFGFGFDGVAWRALLGACSAGKDLKAAKAVAAKMVVLGDVDEDEYVYIVMSNLYAYHEIWREVSQIRKIMREKGVEKEVGSSWIQEQNVAIQL; the protein is encoded by the coding sequence ATGCTTAGATTTTTGTCGCATAAAGTTACAGTTTTTCTTACATCTCGTGTCTACTCCACAAGTAGCCATGTTGGTTCCGCTGCTTCTTCGAACTCATGGACTGCCGTCGTATCTTCTCTGGCTCAGTCCGGTGGTACCGGCGCGTTACACGCTGCTGTCGAGTTGCTCAACCACGGCGACAAGCCAGATGATGCTTCTTCTGCGCTGGTTCACTTGCTCCGCGTTTCAGGAAACCATGGCTACGTTTCTTTGTGCCGGCAGCTTCACGGGTACATCGTGAAACATGGGTTTGTCTCAGAAACGCGTCTTTCCAACTCCCTGATGCGATTTTACAAGACGAGTGACTCGCTGGGAGATGCTCACAAactgttcgatgaaatgcctgaaccagaTGTCATCTCTTGGAACTCGTTGGTTTCTGGTTACGTTCAATCCGGAAGGTTGCAGGAAGGACTCTGTTTGTTCCTCGACCTCGAGAGATCTGATGTTTTCCCTAACGAATTCTCTTTTACAGCCGCTTTAGCTGCTTGTGCACGGCTGAAAATCTCGCGGCTCGGTGCCTGTATCCACTCGAAGATTGTGAAAGTCGGCATGGAGAAAGGCAATGTTGTGGTGGGTAATTGTCTGATCGACATGTATGGCAAGTGTGGTTACATGGATGATGCAGTGTTAGTGTTTCAACACATGGAAGAAAAAGACACTGTTTCTTGGAATGCTATCGTTGCTTCCTGCTCAAGGAACCGTAAGCTCGAGCTGGGACTTTGGTTTTTCCATCAGATGCCAAATCCAGACACTGTAACATACAACGAGCTCATAGACGCTTTTGTCAAGTGTGGAGATTTCAACAGTGCTTTTCAGATTCTGTCGTGTATGCCAAACCCTAATTCATCTTCATGGAACACAATATTGACAGGGTATGTCAACAGTGAGCAATCAAGAGAAGCTACTCAGTTTTTCACCAAAATGCACTCGTCCGGGGTCAGATTCGACGAGTACAGCTTGTCAATAGTTCTGGCAGTCATTGCTGTTCTCGCTGTGGTTCCATGGGGAAGTCTCATCCATTCTTGTGGTCTCAAGCTTGGTCTAGACTCTAGAGTTGTTGTCGCGAGTGCTCTGATAGATATGTATTCTAAATGCGGAATGTTGAAGCAAGCTGAGCTGATGTTTTGGACGATGCCTAGAAAGAACCTGATTGCTTGGAATGCTATGATCTATGGTTACGCTCGTAATGGCGATTCAACCGAGGCTATCAACCTCTTCCACCAGTTGAAACAAGAAAGATTCTTAAAACCTGATGGAATCACATTCTTGAATCTCTTAGCTGTGTGTTCTCATTGTGAAGTTCCAATGGAGCTCACGCTTGGCTACTTTGAGATGATGGTTAACGAGTATGGGATCAAACCACGTGTAGAGCATTGTTGTTCCCTTATCAGAGCTATGGCGCAGAGAGGAGATATTTGGCAGGCGAAGAAGGTGGTTCAAGAATTCGGTTTTGGGTTTGATGGTGTAGCTTGGAGGGCGTTGCTTGGTGCTTGCAGTGCTGGAAAGGATCTGAAAGCGGCAAAAGCTGTGGCCGCTAAGATGGTTGTGTTAGGGGACGTTGATGAAGATGAGTACGTATATATAGTGATGTCGAATCTGTATGCTTACCATGAGATATGGAGAGAGGTTAGTCAAATTAGGAAGATTATGAGAGAGAAGGGGGTGGAGAAAGAAGTTGGCTCTAGCTGGATTCAAGAGCAAAATGTTGCAATACAACTCtag
- the LOC106400938 gene encoding probable pectinesterase 68 isoform X1: MAPQLRSFTCSLSYLLSVSLLFFIFHCLCFRFSFVAACSNSTEEQHHPHRKWVGPSGHKVITVSLNGHAQFRSVQGAVDSIPKNNNMSIVIKIAPGYYREKVVVPATKPYITFKGAGRDVTVIEWHDRASDRGPDGQQLRTYQTASVTVYANHFSARNISFTNTAPAPMPGMQGWQAVAFRISGDKAYFSGCGFYGAQDTLCDDAGRHYFKECYIEGSIDFIFGNGRSMYKDCELHSIASRFGSIAAHGRTCPEEKTGFTFVGCRVTGTGPLYVGRAMGQYSRIVYAYTYFDALVAHGGWDDWDHKSNKSKTAFFGVYNCYGPGAAATTGVSWARALDYESAHPFIAKSFVNGRHWIAPRDA, translated from the exons ATGGCGCCGCAACTCAGATCTTTTACTTGTTCCCTTAGTTATCTCCTTTCAGTTTCTCTTTTATTCTTTATATTCCACTGCTTATGCTTTCGTTTTTCATTTGTTGCAGCTTGTTCAAACTCCACCGAAGAACAACACCATCCCCACCGGAAATGGGTGGGTCCCTCAGGTCACAAAGTCATCACCGTCTCACTTAACGGACACGCTCAGTTTCGCTCCGTACAAGGTGCTGTGGACTCCATACCAAAGAACAATAACATGAGTATTGTTATCAAGATTGCTCCTGGATATTACCG AGAGAAAGTGGTGGTTCCAGCTACAAAACCGTACATAACGTTTAAAGGAGCGGGTCGAGACGTGACGGTTATAGAGTGGCACGATCGTGCCTCCGACCGTGGTCCTGATGGTCAACAATTACGTACTTATCAAACTGCTTCCGTCACAGTCTACGCTAATCATTTCTCAGCTAGAAACATCAGCTTCACG AATACTGCGCCGGCGCCAATGCCGGGAATGCAAGGGTGGCAGGCGGTGGCTTTTAGGATCTCTGGCGATAAAGCTTACTTTTCTGGCTGCGGATTCTACGGTGCTCAAGACACTTTATGCGACGATGCTGGACGTCATTACTTCAAGGAGTGTTACATTGAAGGCTCTATCGACTTTATTTTCGGTAACGGCCGGTCCATGTATAAA GATTGTGAGTTGCATTCGATAGCCTCGAGGTTCGGGTCGATAGCGGCGCACGGTAGGACATGCCCGGAGGAGAAAACGGGTTTCACGTTCGTCGGTTGTCGGGTTACGGGGACGGGTCCTTTATACGTGGGCCGCGCCATGGGCCAATATTCACGGATCGTTTATGCGTACACCTACTTCGACGCTCTTGTTGCTCATGGTGGCTGGGACGATTGGGATCATAAATCCAATAAAAGCAA GACGGCTTTTTTCGGAGTGTACAATTGCTATGGGCCAGGAGCAGCAGCGACGACAGGCGTATCATGGGCCAGAGCTTTGGACTATGAGTCCGCTCATCCTTTTATAGCAAAGAGCTTTGTCAATGGGAGACATTGGATCGCTCCTCGAGATGCTTAA
- the LOC106400899 gene encoding protein NONRESPONDING TO OXYLIPINS 2, mitochondrial isoform X2, which yields MASACNRFINRSSVSSLRSAIRSSLHKSPIGPGSSSAGFRIPSKPAASPRFSFSRCPSELGCAQSLLPLHSTVAAARLTSCLSVTSRNSRALSQEMGLSVPR from the exons ATGGCTTCTGCTTGCAACAGATTCATCAACAGATCCTCCGTCTCCTCTCTCAGATCCGCCATCAGATCTTCTCTCCACAAATCTCCAATCGGCCCCGGATCTTCGTCCGCCGGGTTTCGAATCCCGTCTAAACCCGCCGCTTCTCCCCGATTCTCCTTCTCCAG GTGTCCATCGGAGCTTGGTTGTGCTCAGTCGCTTTTGCCGCTTCACAGCACGGTGGCGGCTGCTAGGCTGACGTCGTGCCTTAGCGTGACTTCAAGAAACAGCCGAGCTCTCTCTCAGG AGATGGGTCTTTCAGTCCCAAGGTGA
- the LOC106400999 gene encoding putative MO25-like protein At5g47540, with the protein MKGLFKSKPRTPADIVRQTRDLLLYADRSKSLPDLRESKREEKMAELSRNIRDMKSILYGNSEAEPVAEACAQLTQEFFREDTLRLLITCLPKLNLETRKDATQLVANLQRQQVNSRLIASDYLEANLDLMDVLMEGFENTDLALHYGAMFRECIRHQIVARYVLESEHVKKFFDYIQLPNFDIAADAAATFKELLTRHKSTVAEFLIKNEDWFFADYNSKLLESSNYITRRQAIKLLGDILLDRSNSAVMTRYVSSRDNLRILMNLLRESSKSIQIEAFHVFKLFAANQNKPADIINILVANKSKLLRLLADLKPDKEDERFEADKTQVLREIAALEPRDLA; encoded by the exons ATGAAGGGTCTATTCAAGTCCAAGCCTCGCACTCCTGCTGACATCGTCCGCCAGACCCGTGATCTCCTTCTCTACGCTGATCGATCCAAGTCTTTGCCTGACCTCCGTGAATCCAAACGCGAAGAAAAG ATGGCGGAGCTAAGCAGGAACATCCGTGATATGAAGTCTATTCTCTATGGAAACAGCGAGGCCGAGCCTGTGGCTGAAGCTTGTGCTCAATTGACTCAAGAGTTCTTTAGAGAAGATACTCTACGTCTCTTGATCACTTGTCTCCCTAAGCTCAACTTGGAG ACGAGGAAAGATGCAACACAGCTAGTTGCAAATCTACAGAGGCAACAAGTGAACTCAAGGTTGATTGCTTCTGATTATCTGGAAGCCAACCTTGACCTCATGGATGTTTTGATGGAGGG GTTTGAGAATACGGACTTGGCTTTGCATTATGGTGCTATGTTTAGGGAGTGCATCCGTCATCAGATTGTTGCCAG ATATGTTCTGGAGTCTGAGCATGTGAAGAAGTTCTTCGATTACATACAGCTTCCTAACTTCGACATTGCTGCAGATGCTGCTGCAACTTTTAAG GAACTGCTAACTAGGCATAAGTCTACTGTTGCTGAGTTTCTCATCAAGAATGAAGACTGG TTTTTCGCGGACTACAACTCAAAGCTTCTTGAATCAAGTAACTATATAACCAGACGGCAAGCTATTAAG TTGCTGGGTGATATATTACTGGATCGATCAAACTCAGCTGTGATGACGAGATATGTGAGCTCAAGGGACAACTTGAGGATTCTCATGAATCTTCTTAGG GAGTCAAGCAAGAGCATCCAGATAGAAGCGTTTCATGTTTTCAAG CTGTTTGCAGCGAACCAAAACAAGCCTGCAGATATAATCAACATTCTGGTGGCAAACAAAAGCAAGCTTCTAAGATTGTTGGCTGATTTGAAACCAGACAAAG AGGACGAGAGGTTTGAAGCAGATAAGACTCAGGTCTTGAGAGAAATTGCAGCCCTTGAGCCTCGAGATCTTGCTTGA
- the LOC106400891 gene encoding WAT1-related protein At5g47470-like, whose amino-acid sequence MKFFSVKLYQSISMMKKEMIEEVVIIGGLVMVQFVYAGNSLLMSYLMSLGLGPLTIVIFSTFATFLILSPFAVLFERKQWPDELSPRLIGKLVLISFAGVTLFQTLFLEGIRLTSPAMATAMPNLAPGLIFFIAWMVRLEKMDMKCLYSKLKILGTLLCVFGALTMSLMHSASIIQDEKDNASIFVFDRDRVVGCMYLLGAVFILSSNVVLQASTLAEFPAPISLSATTSLIGVVITTMLQLLQNPNTKVVTRSLISISNLVGFSLLGGMVSGACVSFNGWAMKKRGPVMVSMFSPIATVISVGFSVVTLGEPVRIGSVGGMALMFIGLYLVLWAKGKEGFSQIDSFESEYDPKKPLLS is encoded by the exons atgaAG TTTTTTTCCGTAAAACTTTATCAGTCGATTTCtatgatgaagaaggagatgaTAGAAGAAGTGGTGATTATAGGAGGATTAGTAATGGTACAATTTGTATACGCAGGCAACTCTTTGCTCATGAGTTATTTGATGTCACTCGGTCTCGGTCCTTTGACCATTGTCATCTTCTCTACCTTTGCCACTTTCCTAATCCTCTCCCCTTTTGCCGTTCTCTTCGAAAG GAAGCAATGGCCAGATGAGCTCAGCCCGAGGCTGATTGGTAAACTAGTTTTGATCTCCTTTGCAGG gGTTACTCTGTTCCAAACTCTGTTTCTGGAAGGAATCAGGTTGACATCACCAGCAATGGCCACAGCGATGCCTAATCTCGCTCCTGGTCTCATATTTTTCATCGCTTGGATGGTTAG GTTAGAGAAGATGGATATGAAATGTCTGTACAGCAAACTGAAGATCTTAGGGACGTTGTTGTGCGTATTCGGCGCTTTAACAATGAGCTTAATGCACAGCGCTTCGATCATACAAGATGAAAAAGATAATGCTTCAATATTCGTGTTTGATCGTGATAGAGTCGTGGGATGCATGTACCTTCTCGGAGCTGTCTTTATCTTATCCTCCAACGTCGTTCTTCAG GCATCGACATTAGCAGAGTTTCCAGCACCAATATCGTTAAGTGCGACAACGTCATTGATAGGAGTGGTGATTACAACAATGTTACAGTTATTACAAAACCCGAACACTAAAGTAGTTACAAGAtcattaattagcatcagtaaCCTCGTTGGTTTTTCTCTTCTG GGAGGGATGGTGAGTGGAGCATGTGTTAGTTTCAATGGATGGGCGATGAAGAAGCGTGGACCGGTTATGGTATCAATGTTTAGTCCTATCGCTACCGTTATTTCGGTTGGCTTCTCCGTTGTTACATTAGGAGAACCCGTTAGAATTGGAAG TGTGGGAGGGATGGCGTTGATGTTTATAGGACTGTACCTTGTGTTGTGGGCTAAAGGCAAAGAAGGATTCTCACAGATTGATAGTTTTGAGAGTGAGTATGACCCTAAGAAGCCTCTATTGTCTTGA
- the LOC106400938 gene encoding probable pectinesterase 68 isoform X2: MAPQLRSFTCSLSYLLSVSLLFFIFHCLCFRFSFVAACSNSTEEQHHPHRKWVGPSGHKVITVSLNGHAQFRSVQGAVDSIPKNNNMSIVIKIAPGYYREKVVVPATKPYITFKGAGRDVTVIEWHDRASDRGPDGQQLRTYQTASVTVYANHFSARNISFTNTAPAPMPGMQGWQAVAFRISGDKAYFSGCGFYGAQDTLCDDAGRHYFKECYIEGSIDFIFGNGRSMYKDCELHSIASRFGSIAAHGRTCPEEKTGFTFVGCRVTGTGPLYVGRAMGQYSRIVYAYTYFDALVAHGGWDDWDHKSNKSKNLENQDGFFRSVQLLWARSSSDDRRIMGQSFGL; encoded by the exons ATGGCGCCGCAACTCAGATCTTTTACTTGTTCCCTTAGTTATCTCCTTTCAGTTTCTCTTTTATTCTTTATATTCCACTGCTTATGCTTTCGTTTTTCATTTGTTGCAGCTTGTTCAAACTCCACCGAAGAACAACACCATCCCCACCGGAAATGGGTGGGTCCCTCAGGTCACAAAGTCATCACCGTCTCACTTAACGGACACGCTCAGTTTCGCTCCGTACAAGGTGCTGTGGACTCCATACCAAAGAACAATAACATGAGTATTGTTATCAAGATTGCTCCTGGATATTACCG AGAGAAAGTGGTGGTTCCAGCTACAAAACCGTACATAACGTTTAAAGGAGCGGGTCGAGACGTGACGGTTATAGAGTGGCACGATCGTGCCTCCGACCGTGGTCCTGATGGTCAACAATTACGTACTTATCAAACTGCTTCCGTCACAGTCTACGCTAATCATTTCTCAGCTAGAAACATCAGCTTCACG AATACTGCGCCGGCGCCAATGCCGGGAATGCAAGGGTGGCAGGCGGTGGCTTTTAGGATCTCTGGCGATAAAGCTTACTTTTCTGGCTGCGGATTCTACGGTGCTCAAGACACTTTATGCGACGATGCTGGACGTCATTACTTCAAGGAGTGTTACATTGAAGGCTCTATCGACTTTATTTTCGGTAACGGCCGGTCCATGTATAAA GATTGTGAGTTGCATTCGATAGCCTCGAGGTTCGGGTCGATAGCGGCGCACGGTAGGACATGCCCGGAGGAGAAAACGGGTTTCACGTTCGTCGGTTGTCGGGTTACGGGGACGGGTCCTTTATACGTGGGCCGCGCCATGGGCCAATATTCACGGATCGTTTATGCGTACACCTACTTCGACGCTCTTGTTGCTCATGGTGGCTGGGACGATTGGGATCATAAATCCAATAAAAGCAA AAATCTCGAAAATCAGGACGGCTTTTTTCGGAGTGTACAATTGCTATGGGCCAGGAGCAGCAGCGACGACAGGCGTATCATGGGCCAGAGCTTTGGACTATGA
- the LOC106400989 gene encoding cytochrome b561 and DOMON domain-containing protein At5g47530: MAKSSTLLLCLSVFIFIITESSLAQTCSNYQFSSNSLFESCNDLPVLDSFLHYTYDSSSGSLQVAYRHTNLSPGKWVAWAVNPSSTGMVGAQAIVAYPISDGTVRAYTSPIDSYQTSLQEGDLSFNVSMLSATYQNNEMIVFATLSLPLTNGGNINIVWQDGSLSGNSLLPHPTSGNNIRSVSTLNLISGTSASTPGGGAGDSKLKKRNIHGILNAVSWGIMMPIGAIIARYLRVSKSAGPAWFYLHVTCQASAYIIGVAGWATGIKLGSESEGIQFSTHRAIGIALFCLATVQVFAMFLRPKPEHKYRLYWNIYHHSVGYTVIVLAVVNVFKGLDILSPEKQWRNAYTAIIVTLGLVAAVLEGFTWYVVIKRGKAEESSKTSQLGNGGRSQYA; encoded by the exons ATGGCCAAATCTTCAACTCTCCTCCTCTGTCTCTCTgttttcatcttcatcatcacagAATCCTCCTTGGCTCAAACATGTTCCAACTACCAGTTCTCCAGCAACAGTCTCTTTGAGTCCTGTAACGACCTCCCTGTTCTTGACTCCTTCCTCCACTACACTTATGATTCCTCTTCCGGCAGTCTCCAAGTCGCTTATCGCCACACAAACCTCTCCCCCGGGAAATGGGTGGCATGGGCCGTGAACCCATCATCCACCGGCATGGTTGGAGCTCAGGCCATTGTAGCATATCCGATATCAGACGGCACAGTTAGGGCTTACACTTCACCTATCGACAGCTACCAGACGAGTCTCCAAGAAGGTGATCTGAGCTTCAACGTCTCTATGCTATCAGCCACTTACCAAAACAACGAGATGATTGTCTTCGCAACTCTGAGTCTTCCACTTACAAACGGTGGAAACATTAATATTGTGTGGCAAGATGGCTCTCTTTCTGGGAACAGTCTCCTGCCTCATCCAACTTCCGGCAATAACATCCGCTCTGTTTCCACTTTGAATCTCATCTCCGGTACATCTGCTTCCACCCCAGGAGGAGGAGCAGGAGATTCCAAGCTTAAAAAACGCAAC ATACATGGGATACTGAACGCAGTGAGCTGGGGAATAATGATGCCAATAGGAGCAATCATTGCTAGATACTTGAGAGTCTCGAAATCAGCAGGCCCTGCTTGGTTCTATCTTCATGTTACCTGCCAAGCTTCTGCTTATATCATTGGTGTTGCCGGTTGGGCTACAGGTATCAAACTTGGCAGCGAGTCAGAAGGGATTCAGTTCAGCACTCACCGTGCCATCGGGATCGCTCTCTTCTGCCTCGCAACAGTTCAG GTGTTTGCTATGTTTCTAAGACCCAAGCCAGAGCACAAGTACAGACTCTACTGGAACATCTACCACCACAGCGTTGGCTATACCGTGATCGTCCTCGCGGTGGTGAACGTTTTCAAAGGGTTAGACATCTTGAGCCCGGAGAAGCAGTGGAGAAACGCTTACACAGCTATAATAGTAACCCTAGGCTTAGTCGCGGCTGTGCTCGAAGGGTTTACTTGGTATGTAGTCATAAAAAGAGGGAAAGCAGAGGAATCTTCCAAGACGTCTCAGCTTGGAAACGGTGGTCGATCTCAGTATGCTTAG
- the LOC106400899 gene encoding protein NONRESPONDING TO OXYLIPINS 2, mitochondrial isoform X3 codes for MASACNRFINRSSVSSLRSAIRSSLHKSPIGPGSSSAGFRIPSKPAASPRFSFSRCPSELGCAQSLLPLHSTVAAARLTSCLSVTSRNSRALSQDGIDGT; via the exons ATGGCTTCTGCTTGCAACAGATTCATCAACAGATCCTCCGTCTCCTCTCTCAGATCCGCCATCAGATCTTCTCTCCACAAATCTCCAATCGGCCCCGGATCTTCGTCCGCCGGGTTTCGAATCCCGTCTAAACCCGCCGCTTCTCCCCGATTCTCCTTCTCCAG GTGTCCATCGGAGCTTGGTTGTGCTCAGTCGCTTTTGCCGCTTCACAGCACGGTGGCGGCTGCTAGGCTGACGTCGTGCCTTAGCGTGACTTCAAGAAACAGCCGAGCTCTCTCTCAGG ATGGAATCGATGGCACGTGA
- the LOC106400972 gene encoding ras-related protein RABA5a-like yields the protein MAFYSEDNKSEDYLFKIVLIGDSAVGKSNLLARFARDEFYPNSKSTIGVEFQTKKIVINGKEIKAQIWDTAGQERFRAVTSAYYRGAVGALLVYDISRVQTFQSIGRWLNELHTHSDMNVVTILVGNKSDLKDIREVPTSEGKALAEAQGLFFMETSALDSSNVAAAFETVVKEIYNILSRKVMSSQELNKQDPASLSNGKKVVIPSEGESKTGGGGCCSR from the exons ATGGCTTTCTATTCTGAGGACAACAAGAGTGAAGACTACCTCTTTAAGATTGTTCTAATAGGTGACTCTGCAGTCGGGAAATCAAACTTGCTCGCAAGATTTGCTAGGGATGAGTTCTATCCCAACTCAAAGTCGACCATTGGAGTGGAGTTTCAGACGAAGAAGATTGTTATCAACGGAAAGGAGATCAAAGCTCAGATATGGGACACGGCAGGTCAAGAACGCTTCAGGGCAGTCACTTCTGCGTATTACAGAGGTGCAGTTGGAGCTCTTCTTGTTTACGACATCAGCAGAGTGCAGACTTTTCAAAGCATTGGTAGATGGCTCAACGAGCTCCACA CGCACTCTGATATGAACGTTGTGACGATCCTGGTGGGGAACAAGTCGGATCTTAAGGACATAAGAGAAGTTCCAACATCAGAAGGGAAGGCGTTGGCGGAAGCGCAGGGACTCTTCTTTATGGAGACATCGGCTCTGGATTCGTCAAACGTGGCGGCTGCGTTCGAGACTGTTGTGAAGGAGATATACAACATACTGAGCAGGAAAGTGATGAGCTCACAGGAGCTGAACAAGCAAGATCCTGCCTCTCTTAGCAATGGCAAGAAAGTTGTGATTCCATCAGAGGGGGAGTCCAAGACAGGTGGAGGTGGGTGTTGTTCTAGGTGA
- the LOC106400899 gene encoding protein NONRESPONDING TO OXYLIPINS 2, mitochondrial isoform X4 — MASACNRFINRSSVSSLRSAIRSSLHKSPIGPGSSSAGFRIPSKPAASPRFSFSRCPSELGCAQSLLPLHSTVAAARLTSCLSVTSRNSRALSQGT, encoded by the exons ATGGCTTCTGCTTGCAACAGATTCATCAACAGATCCTCCGTCTCCTCTCTCAGATCCGCCATCAGATCTTCTCTCCACAAATCTCCAATCGGCCCCGGATCTTCGTCCGCCGGGTTTCGAATCCCGTCTAAACCCGCCGCTTCTCCCCGATTCTCCTTCTCCAG GTGTCCATCGGAGCTTGGTTGTGCTCAGTCGCTTTTGCCGCTTCACAGCACGGTGGCGGCTGCTAGGCTGACGTCGTGCCTTAGCGTGACTTCAAGAAACAGCCGAGCTCTCTCTCAGG GCACATAA
- the LOC106400899 gene encoding protein NONRESPONDING TO OXYLIPINS 2, mitochondrial isoform X1, giving the protein MASACNRFINRSSVSSLRSAIRSSLHKSPIGPGSSSAGFRIPSKPAASPRFSFSRCPSELGCAQSLLPLHSTVAAARLTSCLSVTSRNSRALSQGTLCCTSPDL; this is encoded by the exons ATGGCTTCTGCTTGCAACAGATTCATCAACAGATCCTCCGTCTCCTCTCTCAGATCCGCCATCAGATCTTCTCTCCACAAATCTCCAATCGGCCCCGGATCTTCGTCCGCCGGGTTTCGAATCCCGTCTAAACCCGCCGCTTCTCCCCGATTCTCCTTCTCCAG GTGTCCATCGGAGCTTGGTTGTGCTCAGTCGCTTTTGCCGCTTCACAGCACGGTGGCGGCTGCTAGGCTGACGTCGTGCCTTAGCGTGACTTCAAGAAACAGCCGAGCTCTCTCTCAGGGTACTCTCTGCTGCACCTCTCCCGACCTTTGA